One window of the Saccopteryx bilineata isolate mSacBil1 chromosome 2, mSacBil1_pri_phased_curated, whole genome shotgun sequence genome contains the following:
- the RSRC2 gene encoding arginine/serine-rich coiled-coil protein 2 isoform X1: MAASDTERDGLAPEKTSPDRDKKKEQSDVSVSPRASKHHYSRSRSRSRERKRKSDNEGRKHRSRSRSKEARRHESKDKPAKKHKSEEHNDKEHSFDKGRERLNSSENGEDRHKRKERKSSRGRSHSRSRSRERRHRSRSRERKKSQSRSRERKKSRSRSRERKKSRSRSRERKRRIRSRSRSRSRHRHRSRSRSRTRSRSRDRKKRIEKPRRFSRSLSGTPSPPPFRGRNTAMDAQEALARRLERAKKLQEQREKEMVEKQKQQEIAAAAAATGGSVLNVAALLASGTQVTPQIAMAAQMAALQAKALAETGIAVPSYYNPAAVNPMKFAEQEKKRKMLWQGKKEGDKSQSAEIWEKLNFGNKDQNVKFRKLMGIKSEDEAGSSSVDEESYKTLKQQEEVFRNLDAQYEMARSQTHTQRGMGLGFTSSMRGMDTV, translated from the exons ATGGCG GCTAGTGATACAGAACGAGATGGACTAGCCCCAGAAAAGACATCCCCAGATAGAGATAAGAAAAAAGAGCAGTCTGATGTATCTGTTTCTCCTAGAGCCTCAAAACATCATTATTCAAGATCACGGTCAAggtcaagagaaagaaaacgAAAGTCAG AtaatgaaggaagaaaacataggagccGGAGCAGAAGCAAAGAG GCAAGAAGACATGAATCCAAAGATAAACCCGCTAAGAAACACAAGTCTGAGGAACATAATGACAAAGAACATTCTTTTGATAAAGGAAGAGAGCGACTAAATTCATCTGAAAACGGTGAGGACAGACACAAacgcaaagaaagaaaatcctcaaGAGGCAGAAGTCACTCAAGATCTAGGTCTCGTGAAAG GCGTCATCGTAGTAGAAGCAGGGAGCGGAAGAAGTCTCAGTCCCGGAGTAGGGAGCGGAAGAAGTCAAGATCtagaagcagagagaggaagaaatcaCGATCCAGAAGCCGGGAAAGAAAACGTCGGATTCGATCTCGTTCCCGCTCAAGATCAAGACACAGGCATAGGAGTAGAAGCAGGAGTAGGACAAGGAGTAGAAGTCG agatagaaaaaagagaattgaGAAACCAAGAAGATTTAGCAGAAGTTTAAGTGGAACTCCTAGTCCACCTCCCTTCAGAGGCAGGAACACAGCAATGGATGCACAAGAAGCCTTAGCTAGGAG GTTGGAAAGGGCAAAGAAGTTACAAGAACAGCGAGAAAAGGAAATGgtggaaaaacagaaacaacaagAAATAGCtgcag CAGCTGCGGCTACCGGAGGTTCTGTTCTCAATGTTGCTGCCCTGTTGGCGTCAGGAACGCAAGTAACTCCTCAGATAGCGATGGCAGCTCAGATGGCAGCCCTGCAGGCGAAAGCTCTGGCAGAGACTGGAATAGCAGTGCCTAGCTACTATAACCCAGCAGCTGTGAACCCAATGAAATTTGctgaacaagagaaaaaaaggaaaatgctttGGCAAGGCAAGAAAGAAGGG GACAAATCCCAGTCTGCTGAAATATGGGAAAAATTGAATTTTGGAAACAAGGACCAAAATGTCAAATTTAGGAAATTAATGGGTATTAAg AGTGAAGATGAGGCTGgaagtagctcagttgatgaaGAAAGTTACAAGACTCTGAAGCAACAGGAAGAAGTATTTAGAAATCTAGATGCTCAGTATGAAATGGCAAGGTCACAGACCCACACACAAAGAGGAATGGGACTGGGTTTCACATCATCAATGCGAGGAATGGATACAGTTTGA
- the RSRC2 gene encoding arginine/serine-rich coiled-coil protein 2 isoform X2, whose amino-acid sequence MAASDTERDGLAPEKTSPDRDKKKEQSDVSVSPRASKHHYSRSRSRSRERKRKSDNEGRKHRSRSRSKEARRHESKDKPAKKHKSEEHNDKEHSFDKGRERLNSSENGEDRHKRKERKSSRGRSHSRSRSRERRHRSRSRERKKSQSRSRERKKSRSRSRERKKSRSRSRERKRRIRSRSRSRSRHRHRSRSRSRTRSRSRDRKKRIEKPRRFSRSLSGTPSPPPFRGRNTAMDAQEALARRLERAKKLQEQREKEMVEKQKQQEIAAAAATGGSVLNVAALLASGTQVTPQIAMAAQMAALQAKALAETGIAVPSYYNPAAVNPMKFAEQEKKRKMLWQGKKEGDKSQSAEIWEKLNFGNKDQNVKFRKLMGIKSEDEAGSSSVDEESYKTLKQQEEVFRNLDAQYEMARSQTHTQRGMGLGFTSSMRGMDTV is encoded by the exons ATGGCG GCTAGTGATACAGAACGAGATGGACTAGCCCCAGAAAAGACATCCCCAGATAGAGATAAGAAAAAAGAGCAGTCTGATGTATCTGTTTCTCCTAGAGCCTCAAAACATCATTATTCAAGATCACGGTCAAggtcaagagaaagaaaacgAAAGTCAG AtaatgaaggaagaaaacataggagccGGAGCAGAAGCAAAGAG GCAAGAAGACATGAATCCAAAGATAAACCCGCTAAGAAACACAAGTCTGAGGAACATAATGACAAAGAACATTCTTTTGATAAAGGAAGAGAGCGACTAAATTCATCTGAAAACGGTGAGGACAGACACAAacgcaaagaaagaaaatcctcaaGAGGCAGAAGTCACTCAAGATCTAGGTCTCGTGAAAG GCGTCATCGTAGTAGAAGCAGGGAGCGGAAGAAGTCTCAGTCCCGGAGTAGGGAGCGGAAGAAGTCAAGATCtagaagcagagagaggaagaaatcaCGATCCAGAAGCCGGGAAAGAAAACGTCGGATTCGATCTCGTTCCCGCTCAAGATCAAGACACAGGCATAGGAGTAGAAGCAGGAGTAGGACAAGGAGTAGAAGTCG agatagaaaaaagagaattgaGAAACCAAGAAGATTTAGCAGAAGTTTAAGTGGAACTCCTAGTCCACCTCCCTTCAGAGGCAGGAACACAGCAATGGATGCACAAGAAGCCTTAGCTAGGAG GTTGGAAAGGGCAAAGAAGTTACAAGAACAGCGAGAAAAGGAAATGgtggaaaaacagaaacaacaagAAATAGCtgcag CTGCGGCTACCGGAGGTTCTGTTCTCAATGTTGCTGCCCTGTTGGCGTCAGGAACGCAAGTAACTCCTCAGATAGCGATGGCAGCTCAGATGGCAGCCCTGCAGGCGAAAGCTCTGGCAGAGACTGGAATAGCAGTGCCTAGCTACTATAACCCAGCAGCTGTGAACCCAATGAAATTTGctgaacaagagaaaaaaaggaaaatgctttGGCAAGGCAAGAAAGAAGGG GACAAATCCCAGTCTGCTGAAATATGGGAAAAATTGAATTTTGGAAACAAGGACCAAAATGTCAAATTTAGGAAATTAATGGGTATTAAg AGTGAAGATGAGGCTGgaagtagctcagttgatgaaGAAAGTTACAAGACTCTGAAGCAACAGGAAGAAGTATTTAGAAATCTAGATGCTCAGTATGAAATGGCAAGGTCACAGACCCACACACAAAGAGGAATGGGACTGGGTTTCACATCATCAATGCGAGGAATGGATACAGTTTGA
- the RSRC2 gene encoding arginine/serine-rich coiled-coil protein 2 isoform X3, with the protein MIRTNFFLKQARRHESKDKPAKKHKSEEHNDKEHSFDKGRERLNSSENGEDRHKRKERKSSRGRSHSRSRSRERRHRSRSRERKKSQSRSRERKKSRSRSRERKKSRSRSRERKRRIRSRSRSRSRHRHRSRSRSRTRSRSRDRKKRIEKPRRFSRSLSGTPSPPPFRGRNTAMDAQEALARRLERAKKLQEQREKEMVEKQKQQEIAAAAAATGGSVLNVAALLASGTQVTPQIAMAAQMAALQAKALAETGIAVPSYYNPAAVNPMKFAEQEKKRKMLWQGKKEGDKSQSAEIWEKLNFGNKDQNVKFRKLMGIKSEDEAGSSSVDEESYKTLKQQEEVFRNLDAQYEMARSQTHTQRGMGLGFTSSMRGMDTV; encoded by the exons ATGATAAG AACCAACTTCTTCTTAAAACAGGCAAGAAGACATGAATCCAAAGATAAACCCGCTAAGAAACACAAGTCTGAGGAACATAATGACAAAGAACATTCTTTTGATAAAGGAAGAGAGCGACTAAATTCATCTGAAAACGGTGAGGACAGACACAAacgcaaagaaagaaaatcctcaaGAGGCAGAAGTCACTCAAGATCTAGGTCTCGTGAAAG GCGTCATCGTAGTAGAAGCAGGGAGCGGAAGAAGTCTCAGTCCCGGAGTAGGGAGCGGAAGAAGTCAAGATCtagaagcagagagaggaagaaatcaCGATCCAGAAGCCGGGAAAGAAAACGTCGGATTCGATCTCGTTCCCGCTCAAGATCAAGACACAGGCATAGGAGTAGAAGCAGGAGTAGGACAAGGAGTAGAAGTCG agatagaaaaaagagaattgaGAAACCAAGAAGATTTAGCAGAAGTTTAAGTGGAACTCCTAGTCCACCTCCCTTCAGAGGCAGGAACACAGCAATGGATGCACAAGAAGCCTTAGCTAGGAG GTTGGAAAGGGCAAAGAAGTTACAAGAACAGCGAGAAAAGGAAATGgtggaaaaacagaaacaacaagAAATAGCtgcag CAGCTGCGGCTACCGGAGGTTCTGTTCTCAATGTTGCTGCCCTGTTGGCGTCAGGAACGCAAGTAACTCCTCAGATAGCGATGGCAGCTCAGATGGCAGCCCTGCAGGCGAAAGCTCTGGCAGAGACTGGAATAGCAGTGCCTAGCTACTATAACCCAGCAGCTGTGAACCCAATGAAATTTGctgaacaagagaaaaaaaggaaaatgctttGGCAAGGCAAGAAAGAAGGG GACAAATCCCAGTCTGCTGAAATATGGGAAAAATTGAATTTTGGAAACAAGGACCAAAATGTCAAATTTAGGAAATTAATGGGTATTAAg AGTGAAGATGAGGCTGgaagtagctcagttgatgaaGAAAGTTACAAGACTCTGAAGCAACAGGAAGAAGTATTTAGAAATCTAGATGCTCAGTATGAAATGGCAAGGTCACAGACCCACACACAAAGAGGAATGGGACTGGGTTTCACATCATCAATGCGAGGAATGGATACAGTTTGA